The genomic DNA TTTTGCCGACCCAGCGCTTGAATGCCCGGGTGAAGGCGCTCTGTTCGGAAAATCCGGTGAGAAACGCGATTTCAGCCAAAGAATGGGTCTCGTCCCGCAGGAGCCCCTCAGCAAGGTTGCGCCGGGTTTCTTCGGTAAGGCCCTGAAAGCTCATCCCATGCTCCGAAAGACGCCGATGGAAAGACCGCGCACTGAGCCCCAGCCCGCTGGCGATCTCGGCCATCTTCGGCGCGCCTTCGCTGAGGGCTTGGGCGATTGCGGCCTTGGCCTGCGTGACAAGTGCAGGTGCGCGGGTAATCTTGGAAAGTTCCGCGTCGAGATGCTTGGTGAGGTATTGCGAGATCCCCTCGTCCCCGAGAATGTTGGGCCGGGCCAGCGTTTCGTCCGAATACAGGATCGCGTCGAGCTGGGCGCCAAAGCGCACCGGGCAGCCGAACCACGCCTCATGCGCGGCGATGGAACGCGGGGCGGAGTGCCGGACGAGCACTTCCACCGGCGCCAGCGCCACCGGGCAGACCTGCCGGGCGATGGAAACGGCGCTGGCCAGCGTGGCTTCGTTCGACAGCCGCATCCCAAGCCGCCGTTCGCCCGCCCGATGGAGGATGAAAAGCGTTCCCCCGGGCGCCGGCCGCAGTTCATACTCGACGACACTGGTCCACAGCCGCGCATAACGTTCGATCCGCGCATAGGACGCCCCGAGCGTCGTCGCCGCCTTGAAGGCCAGCCCGAGGGCGCCGTATTCGTCGAGCCGCATGGAGGCACCCGTGCGCACCGGCAAGTCTGTTACATCGGTCTGCTCGGCGATCCTTTCGAACATGTCATAGTAGAGCTCGGCAGGGATCATCTTGCCGGGGTCCCAAGAGGCGTCAGGATCAATCCCGACACTGGCCAACATCGCCGCAGCATCGACCTCACCGCCCGCCGCGGCGATCACCTTGCGCGCAAAGAGCGACGTCACATACCCCATGAGGCGCATCTTACGGTGCGCTTTGTGAACGGCCAAGCTCGCGGTGGAACCGGGCTGCGGCAGGCTGAAAAACCTCGCCATGATTGGCATCACATCAAACCTGCGCGGGCCGAGAAGGACATTTCCTGCCGCGATCCGTGGGATGGTGTGGAGGGCTCGAACCGGCCGGTGGTGTCTGCCCAAGGCCCCGAACCTCTCACAGCAGCCCGGGGAAAGGTGGCCTAACCATCACAAACACGCAGCCTCACATTTTGAACGGCGGGCAGCCGCGTCAGACCGTGATCCACTGTCTCTCAGCCTTTTGCGATGCCGCCGCCCGGCAACGCATGCCGCACATGCCACACCTCCTCGGGGTGGATGTCCACGACCCGCTCGGCCTGCTCGAACTCCGCGGCACGGGTCGGGGACCAGTCGATCCCTGCCCCGCCCGTCAAAAGGATGGCTTCGCCGCTCGTGAAATCCGGAATGAACAACCCGGCGCGGCGGCTGACGTCGATATTGCCAAGCGTGTTGTAAAACCGGTTGCCGGCATAGTCCGGAAAGGAGAGCGAGCCGTCCGCGTTCTGGCGCAGGAGGCCGGGCATTCCACCGCGATGAGAAACGTCCGCCCCCTCCTTCGCATGGGTGGCGATGAAGAACGTGTCTGCGGAAGAGATGATCCGCTGCGCGTCCGCATCGCAGAGGGCAACACGCGCGCCTTCTGCGGGCGGCAGCGGAGCGGCAGGCAGGCGAATATCGCGCGTCCGGATGTATTTCGGGCAGTTGCCGAAGCTCTGTTCGACCTCGATGGACAAACTGCCCTCTGCCACGTCGCAGAGGACGCCATTCATTCGATTGCGCCGCCGGGTTGCGAATTCGAGCCCGAGAACGGCTGCGTTAGCGCCCGGCCGCAGATCCAGGCCGATCGATTCAGCAAGAACCGGACGGGCGCGGGCTGTCAGTCGGGTGGGCGTCGCCTGCGCCGCCGCGGGCAGCATACAGGCCGTCGCCCACGGCCGGCCCTGCATGTCCCGCAGGCCGAGAAACAGCATTGGCTGGCTTTCAAAGAACCGCTGGTGCTGCTCAGGCATCGTCGCTCGAATGGCGCGTGCAGCGCGTGCGCGCCATTTCTCGGGGAGGCCAACGCGATCCTGCACCGCTCGTTCGCCAGCATGGAAGACTTGCTCAGGCCGGGTCATGGAAACCGCCTTTCCGTTTCAAGTGCCTTCGGGGATTGGCGAGCTGGCCATGCCCACGAAGCCGGGCAACCTCTCAATCCGCGCCAGCCACGCGCGAATGGCGGGATAGGCCGCAAGGCTGACGCCACCTTCGGGGGCATGGGCGATGTAGCTGTAGCCGGCGATATCAGCGATGGTGACGCTTGAGCCGACCAGAAATTCGCGGCTCTGCAAGAGAGGCTCCATCACAGCGAACAATCTTTGCGCCTTGGCCTTGGCGGCCTCATGATCCAGCGGGGCACCAAAGACCTTTACCAGCCGCGCCAACGCTGGCCCGCTGGCGATTTCACCGGCAGCGACAGACAACCAGCGCTGCACTTCCGCCGCGGCTTCGGGAGCGTCGGGTAGCCAAGTGTGGCCATTGGGATATTTCCGCACCAGATAAACGAGGATGGCATTGGAATCCGACAGGATAATGCCGTTGTCATCAATGGCGGGAACCTGCCCAAAGGGGCTGATCTCAAGGTACTCGGGGGCTTTATGTGCGCCACCTGCCAAGTCCAGATCGACAGGGTCGCAAGGCACCCCAAGCAGCGACATCATCAGCTCCACCCGGTGGCAGTGGCCAGACTTTGCATAGCGGTACAGTTTGATCGGTGCGGCACCGGCGGGGAAATGCGGGTTCATTTGGATGTTCTCCATGGGTCAAAGACCAAGTTCAGACAGACCAGGGTGATCGTCGGGTCGGCGGCCGAGGGGCCAATGAAACTTGCGGTCAGTCTCGCGGATCGGGTGTTCATTGATGCTCGCATGGCGGGCTGCCATCAGCCCGTCGTCGGCGAATTCCCAGTTCTCGTTGCCGTAGGCCCGAAACCACTGCCCGCTGTCATCGCAGTATTCGTAGGCATAGCGCACCGCGATGCGGTTACCCGCGAAGGCCCAGAGTTCCTTGATGAGGCGACACTCCAGTTCGCCCGCCCATTTGCGGTTCAGGAAAGCCTCGATCTCGGCGCGCCCCTTTGGGAACTCAACGTGATTGCGCCAACGGCTGTCCGGCGTATAGGCCAGCGCCACACTGGCCGGGTCGCGAGAATTCCAGCCATCTTCGGCAAGGCGAACCTTGTGCCTGGCGCTGTCTTCAGCGAAGGGAGGAAACGGGGCACGGCTCATCGGCGCCTCCTTTCAGTCTTGGTTTCAGGGCTTGAGAGGCAAGCGACCGGGCAAGGCCCGGCCGCCTCACAGAGATCAGGCTGCGCGTTCGCGGGCATCGACCATCGGAAAGTCGATTTCGGTCTGGGCGAGCTCGTTCAGGTAGTTGGTCCAGATATTCAACGCCACATGCTGCACGATCTCGATGATCTGGCCGTCGTCGTAACCTGCATCGCGGATATCGCGCAGATCGTCCGCCCCGACGCGACCACGCGCGTCGACAACCTTCACGGCGAACCGCACGGCGGCGTCTGCCTTGGCGTCGAGCGAGCGGCCGGACCGGTTGGCCGCGATTTCGGCTTCGTCGAGCTTGGCGAGGTTCTTGCCCAAATAGGTATGGGCAGAAAGACAGTAGTTGCAGCCGTTGATCTGCGCCACGGCCAGCGCGACGCGTTCGCGGGTGGCGGCCGGCAGGCGGCCTTTGCCGAGCGCACCGGACAGGCCAAGATACCCTTCCAATGCGGCCGGGCTGACGCTGACAAGGCGGAACAGGTTGGGGACCGTGCCCAGCTGTTTCTCGACAGCTTGCAGCAATGGCTGCGAAGGCGCTGGCGCGGTGGCGATGTTATCGGGGTAGACGATACGAGACATGTCAAAGCTCCTCTGCTTGTCGTGTGAGCAGGACTTAGTTACTTCCGCAAAGTGGCAGTAGCTGGTATAATTGAGAGGTAGGCTTCCATTAATTGGAAAAGTCATGACCGACCGTCTTGAGACCATGTCCATCTTTGTGCGCGTCGTGGACGAAGGCAGCCTGACCGCCGGCGCACGTGCCCTGCGGATGCCCATCGCCACGGTCAGTCGTCGGATCAGCGAGTTGGAGGGTAAGCTTGGTGCGGAACTTTTGCTGCGCTCTCCCCGGGGGCTGACGCTCACCGACACCGGAAGAACCTACGTCGCGGACTGTCGCAGGATCCTGGAAGACGTGTCAGAAGCCGAACGCAACGCATCGGGCGAATTCACCGCGCCGCGGGGAACGCTGACGATGACCGCGCCCATCGTCTTTGGCCGGTCGCA from Oceanicola sp. D3 includes the following:
- a CDS encoding AraC family transcriptional regulator — encoded protein: MGYVTSLFARKVIAAAGGEVDAAAMLASVGIDPDASWDPGKMIPAELYYDMFERIAEQTDVTDLPVRTGASMRLDEYGALGLAFKAATTLGASYARIERYARLWTSVVEYELRPAPGGTLFILHRAGERRLGMRLSNEATLASAVSIARQVCPVALAPVEVLVRHSAPRSIAAHEAWFGCPVRFGAQLDAILYSDETLARPNILGDEGISQYLTKHLDAELSKITRAPALVTQAKAAIAQALSEGAPKMAEIASGLGLSARSFHRRLSEHGMSFQGLTEETRRNLAEGLLRDETHSLAEIAFLTGFSEQSAFTRAFKRWVGKTPASYRKDMPRR
- a CDS encoding pyridoxamine 5'-phosphate oxidase family protein — translated: MTRPEQVFHAGERAVQDRVGLPEKWRARAARAIRATMPEQHQRFFESQPMLFLGLRDMQGRPWATACMLPAAAQATPTRLTARARPVLAESIGLDLRPGANAAVLGLEFATRRRNRMNGVLCDVAEGSLSIEVEQSFGNCPKYIRTRDIRLPAAPLPPAEGARVALCDADAQRIISSADTFFIATHAKEGADVSHRGGMPGLLRQNADGSLSFPDYAGNRFYNTLGNIDVSRRAGLFIPDFTSGEAILLTGGAGIDWSPTRAAEFEQAERVVDIHPEEVWHVRHALPGGGIAKG
- a CDS encoding glutathione S-transferase family protein, coding for MNPHFPAGAAPIKLYRYAKSGHCHRVELMMSLLGVPCDPVDLDLAGGAHKAPEYLEISPFGQVPAIDDNGIILSDSNAILVYLVRKYPNGHTWLPDAPEAAAEVQRWLSVAAGEIASGPALARLVKVFGAPLDHEAAKAKAQRLFAVMEPLLQSREFLVGSSVTIADIAGYSYIAHAPEGGVSLAAYPAIRAWLARIERLPGFVGMASSPIPEGT
- a CDS encoding DUF1348 family protein, encoding MSRAPFPPFAEDSARHKVRLAEDGWNSRDPASVALAYTPDSRWRNHVEFPKGRAEIEAFLNRKWAGELECRLIKELWAFAGNRIAVRYAYEYCDDSGQWFRAYGNENWEFADDGLMAARHASINEHPIRETDRKFHWPLGRRPDDHPGLSELGL
- a CDS encoding carboxymuconolactone decarboxylase family protein codes for the protein MSRIVYPDNIATAPAPSQPLLQAVEKQLGTVPNLFRLVSVSPAALEGYLGLSGALGKGRLPAATRERVALAVAQINGCNYCLSAHTYLGKNLAKLDEAEIAANRSGRSLDAKADAAVRFAVKVVDARGRVGADDLRDIRDAGYDDGQIIEIVQHVALNIWTNYLNELAQTEIDFPMVDARERAA